In Anomaloglossus baeobatrachus isolate aAnoBae1 chromosome 3, aAnoBae1.hap1, whole genome shotgun sequence, one genomic interval encodes:
- the P2RY12 gene encoding P2Y purinoceptor 12, with protein MEYSGFGDLGITFKPSNITHHGNNITCSRDSRVNQVVFPVAYSILFIAGFLMNGLAIIVFFQLQSKSNFIIFLKNSVISDTLMIMTFPFKILGDVRLGLWPLKGFACRFTSVVFYFTMYISIIFLGLITIDRYKKTMKPFDNSGTKNLLSAKILSASIWIIMFLLSLPNMILTNKPLTPKNVRSCANLKSKFGLIWHEIVNYTCQIIFWVTFAIIVVCYLLITKKLFQSYKKTRRQQTQCRKRVNVKVFIIIGVFFICFAPYHFARIPYTLSQTRDGFRCSDQYTLFYVKETTLFLSSMNACLDPFIYFFLCKSFRNSLINMWKRKRGGFLAISQRRDARRYTISNTETNI; from the coding sequence GATTTGGAGATCTCGGGATAACCTTTAAGCCATCCAATATTACGCATCATGGCAATAATATCACGTGTTCTAGAGATAGCCGGGTCAACCAAGTAGTCTTCCCCGTGGCTTACTCAATTCTCTTCATTGCTGGATTCTTAATGAATGGCTTAGCAATTATTGTGTTTTTCCAGTTACAAAGTAAATCTAATTTCATAATTTTTCTTAAAAACTCAGTTATATCCGATACTTTAATGATCATGACATTTCCGTTCAAGATTCTAGGAGATGTAAGACTTGGACTTTGGCCACTGAAAGGATTTGCTTGTCGATTTACCTCGGTGGTGTTCTATTTCACTATGTACATTAGTATCATTTTCCTTGGACTTATCACTATAGATCGATATAAAAAGACTATGAAACCTTTTGACAACTCGGGTACGAAAAATCTTCTATCAGCCAAGATCTTGTCAGCTTCAATATGGATTATTATGTTTCTTCTTTCACTGCCCAATATGATTTTAACTAACAAGCCATTGACACCAAAAAATGTCCGCAGCTGTGCCAACCTCAAGTCGAAATTTGGGCTGATTTGGCATGAAATTGTGAACTACACGTGCCAGATCATCTTTTGGGTAACATTTGCTATCATAGTGGTGTGTTATCTATTGATAACTAAAAAGCTGTTCCAATCATATAAAAAGACTAGAAGGCAACAAACACAATGCAGAAAAAGAGTGAACGTGAAGGTGTTTATTATAATTGGCGTGTTTTTCATTTGCTTTGCCCCTTACCATTTTGCAAGGATTCCTTACACATTAAGTCAAACTCGGGATGGTTTCCGCTGCTCGGATCAATATACGCTTTTCTATGTCAAAGAGACCACTTTGTTCCTGTCTTCCatgaatgcctgcctggatcccttTATCTACTTCTTTCTTTGCAAATCATTTCGAAATTCCTTGATTAATATGTGGAAGAGAAAACGAGGAGGTTTCTTGGCTATTTCCCAACGGAGGGACGCTAGGCGGTACACTATCAGTAATACTGAAACTAACATATGA